From one Trifolium pratense cultivar HEN17-A07 linkage group LG1, ARS_RC_1.1, whole genome shotgun sequence genomic stretch:
- the LOC123902082 gene encoding uncharacterized N-acetyltransferase p20-like yields the protein MEGTTSYSKSEGGVDLTQISLRPISLTDLDDLKLWTGDEKVARYCTWEPYTSKEEGINFIQNIASKSLWFRAICLHNRAIGCIDFRSDNYRCKEKSAELGYALSSMYWNKGIATMAVKQVVEAAFKEFQHLERLEAQVDVENVASQKVLEKAGFRREGVLRKYSFIKGKSRDMVMFSVVSNDLQL from the coding sequence ATGGAAGGAACTACAAGCTATTCCAAATCAGAGGGTGGTGTTGACTTGACTCAAATATCTCTTCGACCCATTAGTCTTACTGATCTTGATGACCTAAAATTGTGGACCGGTGATGAAAAAGTGGCCAGGTATTGCACCTGGGAACCTTATACCAGCAAAGAAGAAGGCATCAACTTCATCCAAAACATAGCAAGCAAATCTCTATGGTTCAGAGCAATTTGCCTTCACAACCGTGCAATTGGATGCATCGATTTTCGGTCGGATAACTATAGATGCAAGGAAAAATCTGCTGAACTTGGCTATGCTCTGAGCTCCATGTACTGGAACAAAGGGATTGCCACAATGGCTGTGAAACAAGTGGTTGAAGCTGCATTTAAGGAGTTTCAACACTTGGAGAGGCTTGAAGCTCAAGTCGATGTGGAAAATGTTGCTTCTCAGAAGGTGCTGGAGAAGGCTGGTTTTCGAAGGGAGGGAGTTCTCAGGAAATATTCCTTCATCAAGGGAAAAAGTAGAGATATGGTTATGTTCAGTGTTGTATCAAATGATCTTCAACTTTGA
- the LOC123883765 gene encoding 40S ribosomal protein S3a-like has protein sequence MAVGKNKRISKGKKGGKKKAADPFAKKDWYDIKAPSVFQVKNVGKTLVSRTQGTKIASDGLKHRVFEVSLADLQGDEEHAFRKIRLRAEDVQGKNLLTNFWGMNFTTDKLRSLVRKWQSLIEAHVDVKTTDNYTLRMFCIGFTKRRTNQVKRTCYAQSSQIKQIRRKMREIMVNQATSCDLKELVRKFIPEMIGKEIEKATSSIYPLQNVFIRKVKILKAPKFDLGKLMEVHGDYSEDIGTKVDRPAEETVAEEPTEIVGA, from the exons ATGGCTGTTGGGAAGAACAAACGCATCTCAAAGGGGAAGAAAGGTGGCAAGAAGAAAGC AGCTGATCCCTTTGCCAAGAAGGATTGGTATGACATTAAGGCTCCTTCAGTTTTCCAAGTGAAAAATGTCGGCAAAACCCTCGTATCTCGTACTCAGGGTACCAAG ATTGCTTCAGATGGACTTAAACATAGAGTGTTTGAGGTTTCATTGGCTGATCTTCAAGGTGACGAGGAACATGCTTTCAGGAAGATTAGGTTGAGAGCTGAAGATGTTCAAGGGAAGAATCTTTTGACAAATTTCTGG GGGATGAATTTCACAACCGACAAACTGAGGTCATTGGTTCGTAAGTGGCAATCTCTAATTGAAGCCCATGTTGATGTGAAGACTACTGATAATTACACATTGAGGATGTTTTGCATTGGATTCACCAAGAGGAGAACTAACCAGGTGAAGAGGACCTGTTATGCTCAATCTAGCCAGATTAAACAG ATCCGTAGGAAGATGAGAGAGATCATGGTCAACCAAGCAACATCCTGCGATTTGAAGGAATTGGTTCGTAAGTTCATTCCAGAAATGATTGGAAAAGAAATTGAGAAGGCCACATCTAGCATTTACCCTCTGCAGAATGTGTTCATTCGTAAAGTGAAGATCCTTAAAGCTCCTAAGTTTGATCTTGGAAAATTGATGGAg GTTCATGGTGATTACTCTGAGGACATTGGCACAAAGGTAGACAGACCTGCTGAAGAAACCGTGGCAGAGGAACCTACTGAAATTGTTGGAGCTTGA
- the LOC123912865 gene encoding leucine-rich repeat extensin-like protein 6 has protein sequence MTNSGMKGCLPDEIGNLDKVTVFDVSFNEFVGELPDSIGKMKSLEELNVAHNRFSGVVPESICRLPRLENFTYSYNFFSGESESCVKLGNGNHKDDKKNCIPYRPLQRSIYECQVFYEHPLHCTGVGCSFTTLSPPPPPPPPPPPPPPPPPPPPPPPPPPPPPPPPPPPPPPPPPPPPPPPPPPPPPPPPPPPPPPPPPPPPPPPPPPVAYYHYL, from the coding sequence ATGACGAATAGTGGAATGAAAGGCTGTTTACCGGACGAAATCGGGAATTTGGATAAGGTGACAGTTTTTGATGTTAGTTTTAATGAGTTTGTTGGTGAATTGCCTGACTCTATTGGTAAAATGAAGAGTTTGGAAGAGTTGAATGTGGCGCATAATCgattttctggtgtggttccGGAGAGTATATGTAGGTTGCCAAGGTTGGAGAATTTTACTTATTCTTATAATTTCTTTAGTGGTGAATCGGAAAGTTGTGTTAAGTTGGGTAATGGTAATCATAAGGATGATAAGAAGAATTGTATTCCTTATAGGCCTTTGCAAAGGTCTATTTATGAATGTCAAGTTTTTTATGAACATCCTCTTCATTGTACTGGTGTTGGTTGTTCTTTTACAACTCTGTCACCTCCTCCTCCGCCACCTCCTCCACCGCCACCTCCTCCgccaccacctccaccaccgccacctccacctcctccaccaccacctcccCCACCTCCACCACCTCCCCCTCCTCCTCCGCCACCACCTCCCCCACCGCCACCTCCTCCTCCACCGCCACCGCCTCCCCCTCCTCCTCCGCCACCACCTCCCCCACCGCCACCTCCTCCACCTCCCCCTCCTCCAGTAGCTTACTACCATTATCTCTAA
- the LOC123881570 gene encoding uncharacterized protein LOC123881570 has product MAASEKKDIPNVSNLEQEKEKIMDAENKNLSFSNTEEEDNSLLPNLNNDPESAIPNLNDPVVPASRKRHFDLNYPPSDDNDGRKKVNLSSESKSPSSASSLQFSVSQQNLPSQVQASTGISCGCMVLGCGSVGCPCYKVLSLLRISYDVNF; this is encoded by the exons ATGGCTGCATCAGAGAAGAAAGACATTCCTAATGTTTCCAACTTAGAACAAGAAAAG GAGAAGATCATGGATGCAGAGAACAAGAATCTCTCTTTTTCCAACACAGAAGAAGAg GATAATTCGTTGCTTCCTAACTTGAATAACGACCCTGAATCAGCAATTCCTAACTTGAATGATCCCGTG GTCCCTGCGTCACGGAAAAGACATTTCGATTTGAATTACCCTCCTTCGGATGACAACGATGGCAGAAAAAAAGTAAATCTCTCTTCGGAAAGTAAATCGCCAAGCAGCGCTTCTTCTTTGCAATTTTCTGTCAGCCAACAAAATCTCCCATCGCAGGTCCAAGCATCAACGGGAATAAGCTGTGGTTGCATGGTTTTGGGGTGTGGAAGCGTTGGTTGCCCTTGTTATAAGGTTTTATCCTTGTTACGTATAtcatatgatgtaaacttttaG
- the LOC123912873 gene encoding F-box/kelch-repeat protein At3g23880-like, translating into MVRKARLRSDAANNSVFLPMELIIEILSLLSVKAILRFKCVCKSWNTLTSDSNLVDKHLKVSSQKPHLTLTWYQNNAEFTKNVVPFPVHRLLKKPSATVASDDFHRMEIPSRFVGSCNGLLCFLSWKPREQPFKYLLHISNPATRTRSQIFEFIYGRNFHFTFGYDALTTTYKIVAFGTNENSEVKVFNLGDNNCWRNIQNFPVLPNNRLDHYDMFPCLNTGAHLYGTINWLALDKSITPIDQFVIVSLDLSTETYKQFLLPAALGFDHGPISQPSLRVLMDCLCFFHGSNRTEFILWKMKEYGVQESWTRLFKISYLNLAMKLPIRLPVKLRMHNIEYCLHYPLACLYVNGDIVIFACECCKKSFIYNLKDKTVVKIKSRNTIYWFFESKDYVESLVSVH; encoded by the coding sequence ATGGTTAGAAAGGCACGACTTCGTTCCGATGCAGCAAATAACTCAGTGTTTCTCCCCATGGAACTCATCATCGAAATCCTATCTCTGCTTAGCGTAAAAGCCATCCTGCGATTCAAATGTGTTTGCAAGTCATGGAACACTCTCACATCCGATTCAAACTTGGTTGATAAACATCTTAAGGTATCGTCACAGAAGCCACACCTCACTTTAACTTGGTATCAAAACAATGCAGAATTTACCAAGAATGTAGTACCCTTCCCCGTGCACCGTTTACTCAAAAAGCCATCTGCCACCGTTGCCAGCGATGATTTCCATCGTATGGAGATCCCTTCCAGGTTCGTTGGTTCATGTAACGGATTGCTCTGCTTTCTTTCTTGGAAACCTAGAGAACAACCTTTCAAGTATTTGCTCCATATCTCCAACCCTGCCACCAGAACAAGATCTCAAATATTTGAGTTCATATATGGCCGCAATTTTCATTTCACATTTGGTTATGATGCTTTAACCACAACTTATAAGATTGTAGCTTTTGGTACTAATGAAAATAGCGAGGTTAAAGTTTTCAATCTAGGTGATAATAATTGTTGGAGAAATATTCAGAATTTTCCGGTGCTTCCAAATAATAGGTTGGATCATTATGATATGTTCCCCTGCCTTAATACTGGTGCACATCTCTATGGCACCATTAATTGGTTGGCTCTGGACAAGTCTATCACTCCTATTGACCAATTTGTGATTGTTTCGCTGGACCTTTCCACGGAGACATACAAACAGTTTCTGCTGCCTGCAGCTCTCGGTTTTGATCATGGGCCAATTTCTCAGCCGAGTCTTAGGGTTCTAATGGACTGTCTTTGTTTTTTTCATGGTTCCAACCGAActgaatttattttatggaaGATGAAGGAGTATGGAGTTCAAGAGTCTTGGACTCGATTATTTAAGATCAGTTACCTAAACCTTGCAATGAAACTTCCAATTCGCCTTCCAGTGAAGCTTCGGATGCATAACATTGAGTATTGCTTACATTATCCATTGGCATGCCTTTATGTAAATGGTGATATCGTAATTTTTGCATGTGAATGTTGCAAAAAATCATTTATCTataatttaaaagataaaacagtagttaaaattaaaagtaGAAATACCATATACTGGTTCTTTGAATCAAAGGATTATGTAGAAAGTTTGGTTTCTGTCCATTGA